TATATGAGGGGAAGCAAACCCTGAACACGGGATTTGAATCTACCAATACATTCCTGAACTGTGCGGTGAGTCTTACAGGAGGCGTATTGGCTGTTTCATACGTATTACGTAAGCAACTGAAGAGTACTGTTACGCTGCATGAATTTCATAGCTGGTTCCAGGCAATACTCGAGAAGTATTTATACCACTATGACGACGTCGCTGACCGCAATGCTATACTGGAGGTAACGCCGGCGCGTGTTCCGCTGATATGCAATCGTACTATTCCTTATCCGGCTGATAAGTCAGTGGGGGAACTATTCAGTGAACAGGCTAGCGTTCATCCTGCTGTTGCGGCGTTGTCATTTGAAGATACCATCCTGAGTTATGCAGAACTGGATGCCTGGTCGAACAGGCTGGCTGCTTACCTGGTACAGCTGGGGGTGGGTGCTGAAAGTCTGATACCGGTGTGTATAGACCGGTCTGCAGACCTGATCATTACTTTGCTGGGTATTCTGAAAGCCGGCGCTGCCTTTGTTCCAATAGACCCTCGTTATCCACAACAGCGTATAGAACAGATGTTATCGGAGACCGAATGTACGATCGCTATTGTGCATAGTGAATACCGCGGATTCTTCAATAACACGGTGCAGGTATTAACGCTGGAAGCTTTACAACCTTTATTAGGATTATTGCCTGCTGCTCCTGTTGCTGTGCCTGTAACGGCAGATAGTCTGGCATATGTGATGTATACCTCCGGTTCCACCGGTCGTCCTAAAGGGGTGATGGTCACACACCGGAATATTGTGAGTCTGGCGTTAGGCAGTGGCTTCCTGGACTGGTCAGCAGATGATGTGTTATTGTCTACCGGTTCTCCTTCTTTTGACGCTTCTACAATAGAGTACTGGGGCACATTGCTGAATGGCGCTACGCTTGTATTGGCAGCTGAAGATAAATTACTGGACAGCAGCCAGCTGAAAGAAACGATCATTGACCATGGCGTGACACGTATGTGGTTCACCGCGGGTTGGTTACATCAGTTAGTCGATACTGATATCAGCATTTTCAGTCGTTTACAAACGGTCATGGCGGGAGGTGAGAAATTATCGGCAACGCATATCAGCCGTTTACGCGCCGCCTATCCTGATCTAACCATTATCAATGGTTACGGTCCTACAGAGAATACGACTTTCTCATTGACCTATTGTATAAAAGAATTGACAGCCGGACAGTCTGTTCCGATAGGTTATCCGCTGTCGAATCGTACGGCTTATATACTGGATAACCGGTTACAGACATTACCTGTTGGCGTACCCGGTGAATTGTATGTCGGAGGTGCGGGGTTGTCGCGCGGTTACCTGGGTCAGCCGGAGCTGACTGCAGCCCGTTTTATTATCCACCCGGTGAGTGGAGAACGTTTGTACCGCACGGGAGACCTGGCGCGTGTATTACCGGATGGGAGTATCGGGTACCTGGGCCGTACAGATGATCAGGTGAAGCTGCGTGGCTTCCGTATAGAGCTGGGAGAGATAGAGCAGGTCTTACAGGAGAGCGGAATGGTGAATCACGGCATTGTTATTCTCCAGGGAGAAGACAGTACAAAACGTTTGTTAGCTTATATCGTACCGGCGGATGGTTACGATGAAACATCCTTATTATCCTATCTCGGCACTCGTTTACCTGACTACATGATACCTGCTGCGATCATCACACTGGATGCATTGCCTTTAACGAATAACGGCAAGGTGGATAAACGGGCGTTGCCTGATCCCGGTAGCGAATGTCAGCAAAGAGATACATATGTAGCGCCGCGTAATGAAATGGAACAGGCATTGGCCGACCTCTGGAAACAGGCACTGAACGTAGCGCGTGTTGGTATTTATGATGATTTTTTCCAGCTGGGTGGTGATTCTATCCGCGCAATTGGTATTGTGAGCAGTCTGCGTAAACACTTTGACAGCCGGATAAAACTATATGACCTGTATAGTCCGGGCCATATCGCCGGCTTAAGTGCATTGATCAGCGATTTGCGGTCGCAGGATGATGATGGGGAAGACGGCCTGCGTAACGAGGTAAAGACTGAAATGGCCGCATTACTGCAACATGCCTTAGCGGTCTTGCCCGACAGTCATCACATCGAAGATGTATATCCTATGAGTGATATACAGAGCGGGATGATATACGCATCATTATTAAACCCCGGGAAGGGCGTCTATCATGATCAGTTTATTTACCCGTTCGCTATCGACACACAGCCCGCATTGCTGACACAGGCCTTCATGCAGCTCGTACAACGGCATAGCATCCTGAGAACAGCGTTTAACCTGGATATTAATGAGGAGGGCGTACAGGTGGTGTATAAAAGCATTCCTGTACATATTACCCAACTGGACTGGTCCGCTACTGATCGGGTACATGCCGGTGAACAGCTGCAGGCATACCTGGCTGCTGAAAGAGCGAAGCCCTTTGATGTGACAAAAGCGCCGCTATGGAGATGTACACTGATCCGGTCCAGGGATCAGTACAGCTTCGTGCTTCAGTTCCATCATGCGCTGCTGGACGGCTGGAGTGTAGCCAGTCTGAATACGGAATTCAATAATAACTACCTGGCGCTGCTCCGTGACAATAATATGAAAGCATTGCCGCCATTAAAGGCATCATACAAAGACTTCGTTATTGACAGCCTGGTGGAGAAGAAACGTACTGCGGGTGATCTCTTCTGGCGGCAGGAAATGGATGGGTACAAACGACTGGACATCTTCACAAAAGAAGTGGTGGACGAACGTTTTGTGCGGACACATCCTGCTGAGTACCTTGAACAGCTGAAGCAGAAAGCCACTACAGATAAAATATCGCTGAAGGCACTGTTCCTCGCTGCACAATTATATGCGCTGGGTATGATCACTGCTGAAGAGGAGATCACAGTTGGTGTTGTGACGAACAATCGTCCGCCTATTGAAGATGGTGATAAAATACTCGGCTGTTTCCTGAATACCATCCCTTTCCGTTACTATACGAGAGAAGAGGGACTGACCTGGAAAGACTGGTTTGAAAATGTGGCGGGTGAACTCCTGCGTTTACAGGAACACGAGCGTACGCCGCTTTCCGAAATAGCCAGGCAGACGGGCGAGCCGGGACATGACCGGAATCCCTTCTTCGATGTGATTATCAACTTTATTAACTTTCACGTCTATGACGGATTGCAGGATGCGATCTTCGATAAAGGTACAGCTACCTATGAAGAAGCATCACAGCTGGACAATGGAAATGAAACAACAAACACTTTCCTCGATTGCACGGTGAGTGTCACCGGTGGGGTCCTGAATGTGATCTATTCACTACGCAGGGCGTGGTATGCGGATATATCTCTCGAACGTATACATACTTATTTTACGGCTGTTCTCGACGCCTATCTGTATCAGTATGAAATGCGGGTGAACAGGTTGTATGTACTCGGTGAAAAAGAAACCAATACCTTACTGCACCAGTTCAATCCGGGGCCTGTAGTTTATCCGGCGCACCTGACCCTCACCACGCTGTTTGAAGAACACGTTTTCTGGACACCTACAGCGCCTGCACTGAGAGATAATGACACCGTGCTTACTTATAGTGAACTGAATCAGCAGGCGGATCAGGTAGCAGGCTGGTTACAGGAGCAGGGAATAAAGGCAAACGCACTGGTTGGTATCTGCACCGGCCGTACCAAAGAACTGATCATCGGTATACTGGGTGTGCTCAAAGCAGGAGGCGCCTACCTGCCGCTTGATCCGAACTATCCGCAGGGACGTTTGGACTATATGCTCAAAGATGCTGGTGCCAGGATAGTACTTGTCACCGCTGAAACTGAGGAGGCCATAGGTGGACTATTGCAGGACGCACATACGCTCCAACGCCTTGATGCCCCGGATATATGGGAAACAATGCCGGCAGACTGGCCCGTGGTGGCAGCAGCACAACCGGATGACCTGGCCTATGTGATGTATACTTCCGGATCAACCGGTCAGCCGAAAGGTGTTGCGATCACTCATAAGAATATTATCAGCCTGATACGCGGTGGCAACTTTGCTGGCTTCGGACCTTTTGACAGCATGCTTTCCACCGGTTCTCCATCCTTTGATGCCTGTACGCTCGAATACTGGGCCATGTTACTGAACGGCGGACAACTCGTTCTCGCGCCGGAACATGAACTACTTGACAGCAACATCCTGAAGCATAAAATAGCTGCCCTGGGCATCACAAAAATGTGGATATCCGCCGGTTGGTTACATCAGCTGATAGAAACCGATATTCAGCTGTTAAGACCGCTGAAGATGCTCTTCACCGGTGGTGAAAAAGTATCCTCCAGGCATATTAATCAGTTAAGAAAGGCACTGCCTGACCTGGAGGTGTTCAACGCTTATGGGCCTACGGAAAATTCAGTGATTTCCCTGTCAAGCCACCTTGTTAAGAAACACTATGACGGTGATCTGCCTATCGGGAAGCCTTTAGCCAACCGTACCGCCTATGTACTCGATAAACTGCAACGCCTCCTGCCAGTCGGTATACCCGGCGAGTTATGTGTAGGTGGTGATGGATTGGGACAGGGTTATATCAATAAACCTGCACTGACGGCAGAAAAGTTCATCCTGCATACAGTCGGAACTGATACGCCTGTGCGCCTTTATCGTACTGGTGATCTGGTCCGCTGGCGCAAAGACGGACAGATGGACTTCCTCGGTCGTGGCGATGACCAGGTGAAGATCCGCGGATACCGTATTGAACCTGGTGAGATAGAATGGCACATTGCTAATACGCCGTTTGTATCCCAGGCTGTGGTGCTGGTAAAAGGAGAAGGTAACGCCAGACAACTGGTGGCCTACGTCATTCCTACGGCAGCATACAATAAAGTGGCTTTATTGACACAGCTGCAACAGCATTTGCCTCCGCATATGGTGCCATCTGTTATTGTCCCGCTGGAGAAATGGCCCCTCACGTCAAATATGAAGATCGATAAACTGGCCTTACCCGATGCAGCCATCGCTGCGCCACAAAAAGAATATGTAGCGCCACGCACCCAACAGGAACTTTTACTGGCTAACATCTGGGAACAGTTGCTCGGTGTATCACAGATCAGTGTACATGACGACTTCTTTGAACTGGGCGGACATTCCCTGATACTGATGCGCGTGAATGCAAGGATCAAAAAAGATCTCGGACTGGATGTGCCGGTGAAACGTCTCTTTGAATTCCGCACCGTTGCCATGCTGGCATCCTATCTGGATGTACTCGCTCCTGTTAAACAGACAGCTGTAGCTGACTATGATGTGTTTGAACTTTAATTAACCTGTTTCTAATATTGAATACCATGCAGACGGATTTCAGTAAGGCGATCAATGTATTGAGTAACGCCAGGAAAAGCGGGGTAGAAGTATACCTGGAAGAGAACAAGATCAAAGTAAAGGTAAAAAAGGATGTGCTGATCGATCAGTCATTGATGGCTGAGATCAGACAGTATAAAGAAGAGATCAGTGACTTTCTGAAATATGACCTGGAGGACAGACGTTCCGTAAACACCGCTATTCAGCGATCTCCGGTGTTACCCGGAGAAAGGATTCCGCTTTCATACGGACAGGAAGCACTTTGGATCATTGATCAGCTGGATGGTAGCAAACAATACCAGATATTGATCCCGTTGCGGCTAAAAGGAGTACCTGATAAAGATGCCCTGGAGGATGCCCTGCGGGAAATTGTGAACCGGCACGAAGTATTACGCACCGTGATACGCCAGGAGAGTAGTTCGCCTTTTCAGTCTGTAATACAGGCTGATGACTGGCGAATGGTCCTGCAGGCGGCGCCCGAACTGGCTGACAGTCCTGCCGCCCTGCAGGACAAGATCCAGCGGATCTTTAATGAACCTTACGATCTTTCGGCAGACTATATGCTGAAGGCGCATTTGTTAAGTCTTGCGGAGGATGATCATGTACTGGTGCTCTCTATGCACCATATTGCTGCGGATGGATGGTCGCTCTCGGTGATTGTGCGTGAACTGGCGGAGTTATATGACGCCCGTATCCATCAACGATTTTCTTCCTTATCGCCCTTGCCGATACAATATGCAGACTTTGCCATCTGGCAACGCCAGCAACAGGCCAATGGTCACTGGCAACAAAAGACCAGCTTCTGGAAAAATTATTTACAGGATGTCACCCGCCTGGAGCTGCCGCTCGATTTTAAGCGACCGCCCGTACAAAGTAGTAACGGGCGTATTGCATGGTTTGACATCAACCGGGAGCTGGCGGCAGGATTATCTGCATTATCCTATGAACAGCATACCACCCTGTTCATGACAATGCTGGCAGCATTCAATGTACTATTGCACCGCTATACAGGACAGACCGATATCAGTGTCGGTACGGCTATCGCAGGCAGGACATCCAGCGAACTGGAATCGCTCATCGGATTTTTTGCAAATACGATCGTACTCAGGAATGACCTGCAGGGCAATCCGGAATTTCTGACATTGCTGGCCCAGGTAAAGAAAAATACTCTTAATGCCTATGGGCACCAGGACCTGCCATTTGAAAAGATCGTAGAAGCGGCCGGACAACAACATGACCGTAGTGGTAACCCGCTGGTGCAGGTACTGTTCAACGTGCAGAATATGCCGGAAGTACCTGCATTGAAGCTGGGAGACCTGTTGTTGACAATGGAGCAAATGGAGCGTGATACCGCCCAGTTTGACCTGAACATTTCCGTGGTGGCAAAACAGGATGGTTTGATGATCAGTGTGGAATACTGTACGGACTTATTCCTTCCGGAGAGTATTGAGCAGCTGTTCCGGCATTATATCATCCTGTTGGCAGACATTGTGAAGCGCCCGGCAGTACGCATAGATGAATTATCCCTCTTAAACCAGGAAGAACAACGCAAACTGCAGAGATGGAATATGCAACCTGCGCTGACATATCCTTCGGAGAAAACAGTAGGGGAATTGTTCAGTGAGCAGGCGCTTACCAACCATGCGGCAGCGGCTTTGTTATATGAAGATACTGTACTTAGTTATGAAGAACTGGAAGCTGCCTCTAATCAGCTGGCAACTTACCTGGTACAATCAGGCGTCGCACCGGAAAGCCTGATACCGGTGTGTATAGACCGTTCTGCTGACCTGATCATTACCTTACTCGGGATACTGAAAGCAGGTGCCGCCTTTGTACCATTAGATCCCCGTTATCCGCAGCAACGTATTGCGCAGATGTTGTCGGAGACAAATTATACAGTAGCCATCACCAGTAGTGAATACCGTGAACTGTTTGATAGTGATGCACAGATCCTGACGCTGGAAGCATCGCAGCCTATACTGGGATTAATGCCATCAACACCGCTACCTGTTCGTGTAACGGCAGATAGTCTGGCATATGTGATGTATACTTCCGGCTCTACCGGTCGCCCTAAAGGAGTAATGGTCACCCACCGGAATATTGTGAGTCTGGCGGTAGGCAGTGGTTTCCTGGACTGGTCAGCAGATGATGTGTTATTGTCTACCGGTTCTCCTTCTTTTGATGCGTCCACCATTGAATACTGGGGTACCCTGCTGAACGGTGTCACACTTGTATTGGCGCATGAAGAGAGACTACTGGACAGTGTGCAGCTGAAAGAAGAAATTATTGCGCGCCGTGTTACCCGTATGTGGTTTACGGCCGGCTGGCTGCATCAGCTGATCGATATGGATATCAGCATCTTCGGAAGCCTGAAGACGGTAATGGCAGGTGGCGAGAAGTTGTCAGAGACACATATCAGTCGTTTGCGTGCTGCCTATCCTGATCTGAAGATCATCAACGGATATGGGCCTACAGAGAATACCACGTTCTCATTAACCTATACTGTACCCGGTGCCATAGCCGGTCAGCCCATTCCGATAGGTTATCCATTATCAAACCGTACGGCCTATGTATTGAACAACAGGCTGGAACAACAGCCTGTAGGGGTGCCCGGTGAGCTATATGTTGGTGGGGCAGGTTTATCCAAAGGGTATCTTGGTCAGCCGGAGCTGACAGCAGCGCGTTTTATCACACACCCTGCTACAGGTGAACGACTGTACCGTACGGGAGATCTGGCGCGTCTTTTATCCAATGGTAGTATCGCCTATCTTGGCCGTACGGACGACCAGGTGAAGCTACGGGGTTTCCGTATAGAGCTGGGTGAGATAGAGGGTGTCTTACAGGAGAGTGGTTATTGCAGCCGGGCTGTGGTCGTAGTGAGAGGAGACGGTAGTAACAGACGCCTGGTAGCCTATGTCGTACCCACACCTGGTTATGAGGAGTCCGTGTTGTTATCCTATCTGGAAGCGCGTTTACCGGGCTATATGATCCCGTCAGCATTGATCACAATGGAAGTACTACCATTGACTAAGAACGGGAAGGTAGATAAACAGGCGTTACCAGATCCGGAGGAAGGGCAGTTACATGCAAAAGGATATGTCGCTCCACGTGATGCAACGGAGGTACAGGTGGCCGGTATCTGGCAGGAAGCCTTGCAGGTGGACCGGGTGGGGGTGCATGACGATTTCTTCCGGCTGGGAGGCGATTCTATTATAGCGATCGGGGTTGTCAGCCGGCTAAGACAGTTGTTGAACAGGAATGTACGGCTGTATGACCTGTATCAGCTGCCGACAGTAGCGCAGTTGTCCGCTGCATTGCCTGCTATGCCGTTCCTGCCGGAAGAAGGAGATGCCATGCATCAGCAGGTAGAAAGGGAGCTTGCTGCATTAAGAGAGGAGATACTGGCACATCGTGATGATGCAGCTGATATTGCGGATATCTATCCCATGAGTGATATACAGAGTGGTATGGTATATGCGTCATTGCTGCATCCGGGCGAGGGTATTTATCATGATCAGTTTGCACATGTATTGCCTGCCGATCTGAATACTGCGTTGTTCGAGAAGGCGTTTGGATTACTGGTGGAGAAACATACCATATTACGTACGGCCTTTGATATGCATGCGCATAGGAATGGTGTGCAGATCGTGTATCAGCAGTTGCCGGTCAACTTCATGCACATAGATAAGCATGAGCTGACCATTCATAGTGCCGCCCCCTTTGTACAGGCGTACCTGGAACAACAGCGCAGGCATCCTGTTGATGTGGCGCGTGGACCATTATGGAGAGGCACACTGATCCGCTTGTCCGACTGGTATATTTTTGTGTTTGAGTTTCATCATGCGATGCTGGATGGATGGAGTGTGGCACACCTCAATACAGAACTGAACAATATTTATTTGCGGTTAAAGGCCAATGAAGAGGTTTCTGACCTGTTAACGCCTTTGAAATGTACCTACCGGCATTTCATCGTAGACAGCCTGGTGGAAAAGCGCTCGGGCGCACATACGCGCTTCTGGCAACAGCAGATGGATGGCTATAGGAGATTGCAGCTTTTCTCAGCAGTGCCGGAGCAACGCAAGTACATACATACATATGACGCTGACTACTGGCGCCAGCTCAAACAACGGTGCGATGAGGACAAGCTGTCTGTAAAATCACTGTTCCTCGGTGCCTTTCTTTTCCTCACAGGCATGCTGACACATGAAGATGAAATGACTATCGGTCTGACCACGAATTGTCGTCCGGTACGGGAAGATGGCGACCGGCTGTTGGGTTGTTTCCTGAACACTGTTCCTTTTCGTGTAAGTAAAGCAGCAAAAGATACCTCCTGGAAACATTATTTCCATGGAATAGAAGAAAAACTGAAGGCAATCAAGGAAAATGAGAACCTGACATTGCCTGAGATAGCCCGTGTAAATAATGAACTGTCTACGGATGAAAATCCTTTCTTTGACATACTCTTCAACTTCACTAACTTTTACATTTACGATACGATCTCTCCCGGACTATTCACCGCCGGACATGCTGCTGAAACAGCTGCCGGTCCCGGCCCGGGAAATGACAGGACCAATACTTACCTCGACTTTGATGTGAGTATTACAGGGAATGTACTGACCGTTATTTACTCTCAGAACCGGCAACTACTGTCTGGTAAGACATTGGAAGAGCTGCATACCTGGCTGGATGCAATACTGGATTGTTACCTGCATCACTATAACGATACGGTGGATGTCAGCAAGGTCTTGTCTCCGGCGGCAGTCACTGATCTGTTGATCGCGCTTAATCAAACAAACGCTGATTATGACCGCTCCGCTACACTGGTAAGCCTGTTTGAGGCGCAGGCTGCACGGACGCCTATGGCTGTTGCTGCCATAGATGATAACAGACAGCTTACGTACGAAGACTTAGATCAACAGGCCGGTAAGGTGGCCCGGTACCTCCGGGAGAAGGGCGTCAGCAGGGAAATGTGTGTACCTCTATACGCAGGTCGTTCGGTGATGACAGTGGTCGGTATTTTAGGCATATTGAAAGCGGGAGCTGCCTATGTACCTGTTGATCCTGATGCGCCGGCAGAGCGGGTGAAAGGGATACTGAAGGAGACAGGTGCCGTGTTAATGTTGCATACGGATAAGGACCAGGAAGTTGCTTCGCTGGCAGCAGATTGTAAAGTCATCGATGTCGCTACCGCCATTACGGTCAGTACATTACAGCAGTCGGCTTCTCCGGAGATCAATGCCACTGACCTCGCGTATGTTATTTATACCTCCGGCTCAACGGGAGCGCCTAAAGGTGTCATGGTGGAACATTGTTCTGTAGTGAACATGCTGACCGACCGTAAACGTACCTTTGCTATCAACGGGAATGATCGTGTGCTCATTGCGGCCTCCTTTACATTTGACGCCTCGGTGGAACAACTCTTTCTTGCACTGACCAGCGGTGCCGCTGTGTTTGTTCCGAAAAAAGAAGCCTTGCTTGATCCGCATACTTTTCATCACTTGTTGTCCGCACAACAGATCACACATCTGGATATCACTCCCGGACTGCTGAAGAACATCCTGCCATTGCCGGAAGAACATTATCTCCGGACAATCGTGGCCGGTGGTGAAGAATGTCCTGTATGGCTCCCCGCACAGCTCCCGTCAGGCATTACCCTTTACAATGAATATGGACCTACTGAAACCACAGTGGTAGCTGTTGCCTATGAATGTCCGAAAGGCGAAGTTGCACACAAGCGTATCCCGGTTGGCCGTCCCATTGCAAATACCCGTTTATTGATAGTAGATCGTAAAGGTCACCTGTTACCGCGTGGTATTCCGGGTGAGTTATGTATCGGTGGCGCAGGTGTGAGCCGGGGGTATCTTAATCAGCAGGCATTAACTGAAGAGCGCTTTGTGCGGGTGAAATATGGAGAGCTGTATGAAGGGGTCGTCTATCATACCGGCGATCTGGTGAGATGGCTGCCTGATGGTAATATCGATTTCATGGGCAGGATAGATGAGCAGGTGAAGATCAGGGGATATCGTGTAGAGCCAGGCGAAATTGAACAGGTGTTATTACAGAGCGGCCTGGTACAGCAGGCGGTGATACAGGTGACCGGTGAAGCGGCAGGAAAGCGCTTAATAGCATATGTCTCTGGTGTAGCGCATACCAGCAGTGTACAGATAACAGACTACCTGTCACAGCGCCTGCCCGATTACATGGTGCCGTCAGCAATAGTAGTGTTGGAAACAATGCCACTGACTACGAATGGTAAGATAGACCGCCGGGCATTGCAGGCCCCGGAACAGCTATCGGCCGTACAGTATGACCCGCCACAGACGCCTTTGCAAGAGCAGCTGTGTGCCTTATTCGGTGCAGTACTGGATCTTCCTGCAGATAAGATCAGTATCCGGGATGATTTCTTCCGGATAGGTGGTAATAGTATCCAGGCCATGCAGCTGCTTAACAGGATCAACCGGCAGTTTGATGCGCGGCTCAGGGTACTGGATGTGTACCTGGCAAAGACGGTTGCCCGGCTGGCTGTGGCTATTACAGAGAAGAAGACACAGCAGCATATAGTCAAACTGAACAGTGCGGAGCATAAACCACCCCTCTTCATGATCCATTCCGGCAGGGGCGGGGCGGAAGTATATACCTCACTGGCGGAGCAGCTCCATACGGATTATACCTGTTACGGAGTTGAGCCTTACAATAAATACCATCAGCCGCCATTGTTGCAGCTGAATTCACTCGCCGCTCAGTATTTGCAATATATAGACGCATTACAGCCTCCGGAATACGTTTTCGCCGGATGGTCGCTCGGCGGACAGATAGCGCTTGAAATCGCCTGTATACTCGAAGCAAGGGGTGTTAATAACATCCGGGTCCTGCTGCTGGACACCGTGCTCCCTGATGGAGATGAGCAGCTGGCCGGACTGACCAGTGCCCTGGTGAATGTCAGTGAGCTGCCGGATACCTATGACGCTGGCGTACTACAGCTGGGAAAGCAGCCACTTTCTGCAAAGCTGTACCATACCAGGGTGACCCTGCTGAAAGCGATGCAAAAGCCGGATTATCTGCTGTCCGATCCTTACGCGCCGGCACATGCATTGTCCGATCATATTATTGCATTACCGGATAATAACGTGGGCCAGGTGATAGCCGATCCCGCAAACCTCAGCGTAATAGTAGCCGCGCATCTGCATCACGATAATATTTTAAGTGATGAAGCCTGTATCATTGACCTGTTACGGCGGATACACCAATAATATGAACAGCGCAGTGCCCCCGGTACTGCGCTGTTGTACCAAACCGGATACAACAAATACCAACCTGGCTACACCCGCCCCTTACATACCTGCCATCTTTGCAGTATAAAATATGTAAAGATGAAAACAATACTGATCACCGGCGCTTCCTCCGGACTGGGTAAGACGACCGCAAAACTATTCTCCTCCAAAGGCTGGCGGGTTATCGCTACAATGCGTCGTCCGGAGCAGGAAACGGAGCTGCACCAGTTACCTCATATCCTGGTGAAAGCACTCGACGTAACCGATGCGGCACAGACCGAAGCCCTGATCACTGATGTGATGCGCCAATACGATGTGGATGTCGTACTTAACAATGCCGGCTACGGACTGATTGGCCCCCTTGAAACCGTTACAGACGAACAGCTCTCCCGTCAGTTTGAGACCAATGTACTGGGTGTTATCCGCCTTACCCGTGCCTGTATACCCTATTTCAGAGAAAAGAGACGCGGATTGTTCATTACCACTACCTCTATCGCCGGACTGATTGGCCTGCCGTTAACTGCTATTTATTGTGCCACCAAGTGGGCGATTGAAGGCTGGACAGAAGGTATGGCCTTTGAACTCAACCAACTGGGTATAGGTATCAAGACCGTAGCCCCCGGGGGTATAAAAACGGATTTTGCGGGTCGTTCCCTGGATACCACGATACATCCTGCCTACAATGACATGCAGGAAAAGCTGTATGGTGGTTTCGATCCTGAGACATTTACCCCTGCTGAGATCATTGCTGCAACTGTCTATGAAGCAGCAACTGACGGGAAGGACCAGCTGCGTTATATAGCGGGCGAAGATGCTAAAGCCTCGTATGCCCGCCGACTAGCCATCGGTAATGAAGCCTTTCAAAAAGAGATCGCCCAGCTTTATTTTGGTAGCCTCAGCAAACCCGCCTGATATTCCTGCTAAAAGTGAGGGCAAAGCAATTCCCTCACTTTTAAATAAATTCGCACTATGGAACAGAAAAAGTCTCCACATATCTTCCATTCCGTATCTGAGCTGCACAGCGCTTTAGGGCTTCCTGCACCACAGCACCCGTTGCTGAGCATTGCTGATTATGCACAGATCACGGCGGATGTAACCGCATTATCCAAAGGACTGGTACTGAATTTCTATAAGATCTCCTTCAAGTTCAACTT
The DNA window shown above is from Chitinophaga agri and carries:
- a CDS encoding non-ribosomal peptide synthetase; protein product: MQTDFSKAINVLSNARKSGVEVYLEENKIKVKVKKDVLIDQSLMAEIRQYKEEISDFLKYDLEDRRSVNTAIQRSPVLPGERIPLSYGQEALWIIDQLDGSKQYQILIPLRLKGVPDKDALEDALREIVNRHEVLRTVIRQESSSPFQSVIQADDWRMVLQAAPELADSPAALQDKIQRIFNEPYDLSADYMLKAHLLSLAEDDHVLVLSMHHIAADGWSLSVIVRELAELYDARIHQRFSSLSPLPIQYADFAIWQRQQQANGHWQQKTSFWKNYLQDVTRLELPLDFKRPPVQSSNGRIAWFDINRELAAGLSALSYEQHTTLFMTMLAAFNVLLHRYTGQTDISVGTAIAGRTSSELESLIGFFANTIVLRNDLQGNPEFLTLLAQVKKNTLNAYGHQDLPFEKIVEAAGQQHDRSGNPLVQVLFNVQNMPEVPALKLGDLLLTMEQMERDTAQFDLNISVVAKQDGLMISVEYCTDLFLPESIEQLFRHYIILLADIVKRPAVRIDELSLLNQEEQRKLQRWNMQPALTYPSEKTVGELFSEQALTNHAAAALLYEDTVLSYEELEAASNQLATYLVQSGVAPESLIPVCIDRSADLIITLLGILKAGAAFVPLDPRYPQQRIAQMLSETNYTVAITSSEYRELFDSDAQILTLEASQPILGLMPSTPLPVRVTADSLAYVMYTSGSTGRPKGVMVTHRNIVSLAVGSGFLDWSADDVLLSTGSPSFDASTIEYWGTLLNGVTLVLAHEERLLDSVQLKEEIIARRVTRMWFTAGWLHQLIDMDISIFGSLKTVMAGGEKLSETHISRLRAAYPDLKIINGYGPTENTTFSLTYTVPGAIAGQPIPIGYPLSNRTAYVLNNRLEQQPVGVPGELYVGGAGLSKGYLGQPELTAARFITHPATGERLYRTGDLARLLSNGSIAYLGRTDDQVKLRGFRIELGEIEGVLQESGYCSRAVVVVRGDGSNRRLVAYVVPTPGYEESVLLSYLEARLPGYMIPSALITMEVLPLTKNGKVDKQALPDPEEGQLHAKGYVAPRDATEVQVAGIWQEALQVDRVGVHDDFFRLGGDSIIAIGVVSRLRQLLNRNVRLYDLYQLPTVAQLSAALPAMPFLPEEGDAMHQQVERELAALREEILAHRDDAADIADIYPMSDIQSGMVYASLLHPGEGIYHDQFAHVLPADLNTALFEKAFGLLVEKHTILRTAFDMHAHRNGVQIVYQQLPVNFMHIDKHELTIHSAAPFVQAYLEQQRRHPVDVARGPLWRGTLIRLSDWYIFVFEFHHAMLDGWSVAHLNTELNNIYLRLKANEEVSDLLTPLKCTYRHFIVDSLVEKRSGAHTRFWQQQMDGYRRLQLFSAVPEQRKYIHTYDADYWRQLKQRCDEDKLSVKSLFLGAFLFLTGMLTHEDEMTIGLTTNCRPVREDGDRLLGCFLNTVPFRVSKAAKDTSWKHYFHGIEEKLKAIKENENLTLPEIARVNNELSTDENPFFDILFNFTNFYIYDTISPGLFTAGHAAETAAGPGPGNDRTNTYLDFDVSITGNVLTVIYSQNRQLLSGKTLEELHTWLDAILDCYLHHYNDTVDVSKVLSPAAVTDLLIALNQTNADYDRSATLVSLFEAQAARTPMAVAAIDDNRQLTYEDLDQQAGKVARYLREKGVSREMCVPLYAGRSVMTVVGILGILKAGAAYVPVDPDAPAERVKGILKETGAVLMLHTDKDQEVASLAADCKVIDVATAITVSTLQQSASPEINATDLAYVIYTSGSTGAPKGVMVEHCSVVNMLTDRKRTFAINGNDRVLIAASFTFDASVEQLFLALTSGAAVFVPKKEALLDPHTFHHLLSAQQITHLDITPGLLKNILPLPEEHYLRTIVAGGEECPVWLPAQLPSGITLYNEYGPTETTVVAVAYECPKGEVAHKRIPVGRPIANTRLLIVDRKGHLLPRGIPGELCIGGAGVSRGYLNQQALTEERFVRVKYGELYEGVVYHTGDLVRWLPDGNIDFMGRIDEQVKIRGYRVEPGEIEQVLLQSGLVQQAVIQVTGEAAGKRLIAYVSGVAHTSSVQITDYLSQRLPDYMVPSAIVVLETMPLTTNGKIDRRALQAPEQLSAVQYDPPQTPLQEQLCALFGAVLDLPADKISIRDDFFRIGGNSIQAMQLLNRINRQFDARLRVLDVYLAKTVARLAVAITEKKTQQHIVKLNSAEHKPPLFMIHSGRGGAEVYTSLAEQLHTDYTCYGVEPYNKYHQPPLLQLNSLAAQYLQYIDALQPPEYVFAGWSLGGQIALEIACILEARGVNNIRVLLLDTVLPDGDEQLAGLTSALVNVSELPDTYDAGVLQLGKQPLSAKLYHTRVTLLKAMQKPDYLLSDPYAPAHALSDHIIALPDNNVGQVIADPANLSVIVAAHLHHDNILSDEACIIDLLRRIHQ